The proteins below are encoded in one region of Bremerella sp. P1:
- a CDS encoding DUF1552 domain-containing protein, producing MSSTMLSRRMILRGLGTAVALPWLESVCPEARAANIDSSDIKPPVRMGFFYVPNGMHMPDWKPQYEGELKELTPTLSHLAKHRSEIMPISGFELHNGWALGDGGGDHARSVASFLTGAHPHKTSGADIRNGISVDQFAAARLSHLTKFPSLELGLEPSAQSGNCDSGYSCVYSSNLSWRSDTNYVTKEINPRALFDRLFGNGDSKEQAESQAIQNRRKKSVLDFVLNDAKRLQHRLGEVDRRKMDEYLHAVRDVERRVSHSIKLEGQEVEMPDYARPSGVPAEFEEHCRLMLDMIVLAFQTDSTRIATFMMTNASSNRPYPQIGVSEGHHDLSHHQNDDAKQKKIAKVNVFHAKQFDYLLTKMREVKEGDGTLLDNSMLLYGSGISDGNRHNHDDLPILLAGRGGGALKPGRHVRVADKTPLCNLYVTMLEAMGINADRFSDSSGRVTNLG from the coding sequence ATGTCTAGCACAATGCTCAGTCGACGAATGATCTTGCGTGGCCTTGGTACCGCCGTGGCGTTGCCGTGGCTGGAAAGCGTATGCCCCGAGGCGCGAGCCGCCAACATCGATTCGTCCGACATCAAACCGCCGGTACGCATGGGCTTCTTCTACGTTCCCAACGGCATGCATATGCCCGATTGGAAACCGCAGTATGAAGGAGAGCTGAAAGAGTTGACCCCAACCCTTTCGCACCTGGCCAAGCACCGCAGCGAGATCATGCCGATCTCCGGTTTCGAACTGCACAACGGCTGGGCATTAGGTGATGGTGGCGGCGACCATGCGCGCAGCGTGGCTTCCTTTTTGACCGGTGCCCATCCGCACAAGACCTCTGGTGCCGACATCCGCAATGGCATCTCGGTCGATCAGTTTGCCGCGGCTCGACTTTCACATTTGACCAAGTTTCCCTCGCTCGAATTGGGGCTTGAGCCAAGTGCCCAGTCTGGCAACTGTGATTCCGGGTACAGCTGTGTCTATTCGTCGAATCTCAGCTGGCGGAGCGATACCAACTATGTCACCAAAGAGATCAACCCGCGGGCCCTGTTTGATCGGTTGTTTGGCAATGGCGATTCCAAGGAGCAGGCCGAAAGCCAGGCAATCCAGAACCGTCGGAAGAAAAGTGTCCTCGATTTTGTCCTGAATGACGCGAAGCGGCTTCAGCATCGTCTCGGGGAAGTCGATCGCCGCAAAATGGACGAGTACCTGCACGCGGTGCGCGACGTCGAACGCCGTGTTTCCCACAGCATCAAGCTGGAAGGACAAGAAGTCGAGATGCCCGACTATGCTCGCCCAAGCGGAGTACCGGCCGAGTTTGAAGAGCATTGCCGCCTGATGTTGGACATGATTGTACTCGCGTTTCAGACCGACTCGACGCGGATCGCGACCTTCATGATGACCAATGCGAGCAGCAATCGTCCTTATCCTCAAATCGGTGTAAGCGAAGGGCACCACGATCTTTCGCACCACCAGAACGACGACGCAAAGCAGAAGAAAATCGCCAAGGTCAACGTTTTTCATGCCAAGCAGTTCGACTACCTGCTTACCAAGATGCGCGAGGTCAAGGAAGGTGACGGCACGCTGCTGGATAACTCGATGCTGCTGTACGGCAGCGGAATCTCGGATGGAAATCGCCACAACCACGACGACTTGCCAATCTTGCTGGCCGGACGAGGTGGTGGTGCGCTGAAGCCGGGCCGACATGTCCGTGTGGCGGATAAGACTCCGCTGTGCAACTTGTACGTCACCATGCTCGAAGCGATGGGCATCAATGCGGACAGGTTCAGTGACTCGAGCGGTCGGGTGACCAATCTCGGATAG